The genomic interval TCACTAAGATTCGATTCTCCATTATCCATTTTATTCAAAACAGAacttttgaaaatattaaaattgtaatgTATACATGTAAAAAGTAAAGTAAATAAACCGATAGAACGATATACTTTTCGATAACATACAAAATATCGACGACCAATAACCGATAGCATTGATGATACTATCGTTCTTTTTGCATATCTAATGCACGTGttgtttaaatttgtttgtaaacaaaagtgttcttaaatgattttttaGCTGCAGCACGGCAAATTAGCTACAAAACATGTCACGAATTATAGTCAAACAGCTTCCCAAGCATGTGAGTATGTAGTCTTGCAAAAAGAAGCATCTATTTAAACTGAAATTGTAGATTACCGAGGACAAACTTCGTCAGATCTTTGGTGCCCAGGGCACGATTACGGATCTGCAACTAAAATACACGCCCGATGGAAAATTCCGGCAATTCTGCTTCGTGGGTTACAGCACCGAGGAGGAGGCCCAGTCGGCCATCCGGCACTTTGACAACACATGCATTCAGACCAGCCGGGTGCGCGTCGAATCCTGTGCTGCCTTGGGCAGCGAAGATAAGCCACAATCTTGGAGCAAGTACGCCAAGGACAGCAAGAAGAACCTAGACAAATTGAAGGAGAAGGAAAGGGAGGCGGCGGACAAGGCCAAGGAGTCtgagaaaaagaagaagaaagaGAAAGTTGACAAGGTGGACCAAATTTTGAGCAGACACAAGGACGATCCGGAATTCCAAGAGTTTCTAGAGGCGCATGACAAGTCGCGAACCCTGTGGGGAAACGATTTgggaataaacaaaaacaaggaCGACGACGAAGAGGATGAAGAAGAGCAGAAAGAATCTCGAGTTGGCAGAGATGACAGTGGAGTGGATGCAGATGCAGGAGATGAGGATGGCTCAGACGATGAGGCAGATGAGGAAGAAGATACCGATAAATTAGCGGAAAAGCCCATCAGCGATCTGGAGTATATGAAATCCCTGATGGCAACCACATCCGGCGAAGCTACCGCAAAGAAACCCAAAACCAAAGCGGATAAATCAAATTTGGAGCTGTTCACCATCAAAATACACAATGTACCATACAACACCAAGCGCCAGGAGGTGCTAAAGTTTTTCAAGCCCCTGAAACCGTACTCCGTTCGACTTCCCAGCAAAGTTCACGGCTTCTGCTACGTAGGTTTCAAAACTGAGAAAGACATGGCCAAGGGAATGCTTAAAAACAAGAGTTTCATCAAGGGCAAGCAAGTATTCTTCTCTGACTTTACCGAGAAGAACAAGGTGACCAAAGCGAGCAAGAGTGGACAACCATTGGCACCAGCCGCCGTCGATGCGGGCAATGCGAAGTGGAAGCATCAGCAGGACAGTTTATCCAAAGAAGATGACATCTCCGAGTCCGGGAGGATATTCTTTCGTAATCTAGCCTACACTACTACCGAAGAGGATCTGCGCAAGCTTTTCGAGCAGTTCGGTCCCGTGGTGGAGGTAAACCTGCCCCTCGACAAGCTCACACGGAAAATCAAAGGCTTTGGCACAGTTACGTACATGATGCCGGAGCACGCATTAAAGGCTTTTAATACCCTCGATGGCACTGATTTCCATGGCCGCCTATTGCACCTTCTGCCCAGCAAGGACATCGAAAAGAATCCGAAAGAGGATTTGGATGAAAACGATGCCAGTCTGTCATTCAAAGAGAAGAAGGCCTTGAAACTCAAGAAGAACGCCCAAAAACCAATTGGCTGGAACACATTGTTTCTGGGTGCCAATGCTGTTGCAGAAATTCTCGCCAAGCAATTTAAGACCTCAAAGGAACGCATACTGGACACCAGCGATGGTGGCAGTAGTGCCGCCGTGCGCTTGGCTTTGGGAGAAACCCAAGTCGTCATCGAGATGAAGCGCTTTCTGGAGGAAGAAGGCGTTCGTCTTGATGCTTTTGATGAGCCCGCAAAGAAACGCTCCAACACTGTTATACTGGCCAAGAATCTGCCAGCGGCCACAGAAATTTCAGAGATTACCCCCATCTTTAGTCGATTTGGCCCAATTGGCAGAATTGTGCTACCTCCCAGTGGCGTTACGGCACTTATTGAGTACTGTGATCCTTTGGAAGCGAGGCAAGCCTTTAAAAAGTTGGCCTACAGCAAATTCAAGAATGCCCCACTCTATTTGGAGTGGGCTCCCGAACACGTCTTTTCCAAGACGCTTAGTGGAGAGCCAGTGATTCATAAATCGGAACCGAAACCAAAGGAGGAGGCAAAGCCGGAGGAGAAACCGATTGTAAATGATGTGAAAGCTGAGGAGGAGGATTCTAGGGCAGAGGATGCCGATGATGAACCCGAACCGAATACAACACTATTTCTACGGAACCTCAACTTTAAGACCGTACAAGAAACCGTGGAGAAACACTTCCGCCATTTGGGTAGCATTCACACTGTTGAAATTGCTAAACGAAGGGATCCCGAGAATCCCCGGGAATTCAAGTCCCTAGGCTACGGCTTCATTCAGTTCAAGAAGTCGTCAGTGGCAGAGCATGCTCTCAAGAACTTGCAGCTCACCCACATAGATGGTAATCCCGTCGAACTGAAGCGC from Drosophila mauritiana strain mau12 chromosome 3L, ASM438214v1, whole genome shotgun sequence carries:
- the LOC117141022 gene encoding probable RNA-binding protein 19 produces the protein MSRIIVKQLPKHITEDKLRQIFGAQGTITDLQLKYTPDGKFRQFCFVGYSTEEEAQSAIRHFDNTCIQTSRVRVESCAALGSEDKPQSWSKYAKDSKKNLDKLKEKEREAADKAKESEKKKKKEKVDKVDQILSRHKDDPEFQEFLEAHDKSRTLWGNDLGINKNKDDDEEDEEEQKESRVGRDDSGVDADAGDEDGSDDEADEEEDTDKLAEKPISDLEYMKSLMATTSGEATAKKPKTKADKSNLELFTIKIHNVPYNTKRQEVLKFFKPLKPYSVRLPSKVHGFCYVGFKTEKDMAKGMLKNKSFIKGKQVFFSDFTEKNKVTKASKSGQPLAPAAVDAGNAKWKHQQDSLSKEDDISESGRIFFRNLAYTTTEEDLRKLFEQFGPVVEVNLPLDKLTRKIKGFGTVTYMMPEHALKAFNTLDGTDFHGRLLHLLPSKDIEKNPKEDLDENDASLSFKEKKALKLKKNAQKPIGWNTLFLGANAVAEILAKQFKTSKERILDTSDGGSSAAVRLALGETQVVIEMKRFLEEEGVRLDAFDEPAKKRSNTVILAKNLPAATEISEITPIFSRFGPIGRIVLPPSGVTALIEYCDPLEARQAFKKLAYSKFKNAPLYLEWAPEHVFSKTLSGEPVIHKSEPKPKEEAKPEEKPIVNDVKAEEEDSRAEDADDEPEPNTTLFLRNLNFKTVQETVEKHFRHLGSIHTVEIAKRRDPENPREFKSLGYGFIQFKKSSVAEHALKNLQLTHIDGNPVELKRSDRVLKTQDNDGAQRRLASQKKQTGTKILVRNIPFQAQYREVRDIFKAFGELRSLRIPKKATTGEDAHRGFGFVDYMSKAEAKRAFDALSASTHLYGRRLVLEWSANDDNQDVEELRKRTAAKFDGSQAATAAKRSRKSFFDVEGSVQPNQDDDEEEEQ